A genomic region of Nymphalis io chromosome 3, ilAglIoxx1.1, whole genome shotgun sequence contains the following coding sequences:
- the LOC126781092 gene encoding uncharacterized protein LOC126781092 codes for MLQETKKIESMLFNYETTYRTDFRFGEIREYPKTIYVPKTSHKKRGEPPYRNIHTLNEWRDNVIPPFNLLHVPKEVVRTNPNNVQQRFEKPIDLDREHAQKTRPRLIMTPAVSMDDIEDESARRILCTDMYTSDMSRSMREGMVPYKNVKAPLPGRPAPSNCVTLPTLQPPYVSLEWRMDSITWDSKQHRGYCDPTKEFWLRREPPKYKVYKK; via the exons ATGTTGCAAGAGACGAAAAAAATTGAATCCATGCTCTTTAATTACGAAACGACATATAGAACAGACTTTCGTTTTGGCGAAATTCGCGAATATCCAAAGACAATTTATGTACCTAAAACTTCACACAAGAAACGCGGAGAACCGCCTTATAGGAATATACATACTTTGAATGAATGGAGGGACAATGTCATACCACCATTCAACCTGTTACACGTACCCAAGGAAGTGGTGAGAACTAACCCCAATAATGTGCAGCAACGTTTT gAAAAACCTATAGACTTAGACCGTGAGCATGCACAGAAGACACGACCGCGTCTTATAATGACACCGGCGGTGAGTATGGACGACATAGAAGACGAAAGCGCTCGAAGAATTCTCTGCACCGACATGTATACCAGCGATATGAGTCGTAGTATGCGTGAAGGTATGGTGCCTTATAAAAACGTGAAAGCACCATTGCCTGGACGACCCGCGCCTTCCAATTGT gtCACATTACCAACGCTACAACCTCCATATGTATCCCTAGAGTGGAGAATGGATTCCATCACCTGGGATAGCAAACAGCATCGTGGTTATTGCGACCCCACTAAGGAATTTTGGCTGAGAAGAGAACCGCCTAA GTATAAGGTGTATAAAAAATGA
- the LOC126781302 gene encoding endonuclease/exonuclease/phosphatase family domain-containing protein 1-like produces the protein MLKVAGANMGQSPSSVRSKSSRRSFRNFIRRSKLNKSSLSHTFSLPPSEEYPELMNVNTATEEQLMTLPGVSRQVAREIVRHRQMIGRFKRVDDLALVSGIGAEKLELLRPEICTNSKRQISRASSCTYSLDSIRSSSDNKLCSVNSSSVFQLQCVPGLNQEIAANIVDYRIKKGPFKSLDDLIKVRGMDIVRLSTIKQHLSLELRKSESVQHLTNGHMNGWRDPSLNESVLSSEPKTPKSPHRKSLSMPSKIAITLPNGFATAPVNDILDLLSAYSHRPIVEEVFMHERDGARCCRLASWNLHQLGVEKITNPGVREVICRTILEYKLSVIAIQDVLEERALQMICNELNSPALRRVREWRCNSHTWQYCCSKNVNGKKLGFIFERSNKHIIVEEVGLDQVHLLTEENVLRMVEELTAFRSEQLVISPQAFLVCDRPVVMINVQCNDRLSEEDGARLSEIADLALASKLQLAFFGEFVRWENLRPLKNCESLLEQAIVTSVDANATGQSVILCPGTIDKSYFNGHSGVIRCGLCHLAIPRGWSWGGPASPFCPIWVELKVPD, from the exons ATGTTAAAAGTGGCGGGTGCAAATATGGGGCAGAGTCCGAGCTCTGTTCGGAGTAAAAGTAGCCGTAGATCCTTCCGTAATTTTATAAGACGTTCGAAACTAAATAAGTCAAGTTTGAGCCATACATTCAGCTTGCCGCCTTCGGAGGAATACCCTGAGCTGATGAACGTGAACACGGCGACTGAAGAGCAACTCATGACCCTGCCTGGTGTATCCAGGCAGGTTGCGCGGGAAATTGTTCGTCATCGTCAGATGATAGGAAGATTCAAACGAGTTGACGACCTTGCTTTAGTCTCAG GTATTGGTGCTGAAAAGTTAGAATTACTAAGGCCAGAGATATGTACAAATTCAAAACGACAGATATCTAGAGCTAGTTCTTGTACATATTCATTAGATAGCATAAGATCCTCTTCAGATAATAAGTTATGTTCAGTGAATTCATCAAGCGTTTTCCAATTGCAATGTGTACCTGGCTTAAACCAAGAAATAGCAGCAAATATTGTAGATTACAGAATTAAGAAGGGTCCATTTAAATCACTCgatgatttaataaaagtaagggGAATGGATATAGTTAGACTGAGCACTATAAAGCAACATTTAAGCCTAGAACTTAGGAAAAGTGAAAGTGTCCAACATTTGACTAATGGACATATGAATGGTTGGAGAGATCCATCTTTAAATGAATCAGTTCTCAGTAGTGAACCGAAAACACCAAAAAGTCCCCATAGGAAGAGCTTGTCTATGCCCAGTAAGATTGCTATAACCTTGCCGAATGGTTTTGCAACTGCTCCAGTGAATGATATCTTGGATTTACTATCTGCCTACTCTCATAGACCTATCGTTGAAGAAGTATTCATGCACGAAAGAGACGGAGCAAGGTGTTGCCGTCTCGCATCATGGAATCTTCATCAACTTGGTGTGGAAAAAATCACCAATCCTGGAGTAAGGGAGGTGATATGCAGGACGATTTTGGAATATAA GTTGTCAGTTATAGCCATACAAGATGTGCTCGAAGAGAGAGCTCTGCAGATGATCTGCAATGAGCTCAATTCTCCGGCTCTCAGAAGAGTAAGGGAGTGGAGGTGTAACAGCCACACTTGGCAGTACTGTTGCTCAAAAAATGTTAATGG GAAGAAATTGGGCTTTATATTCGAACGTTCGAACAAACACATCATAGTCGAGGAAGTGGGACTCGACCAGGTACACCTGCTCACCGAGGAAAATGTGCTGCGAATGGTCGAAGAGCTGACGGCGTTTCGGAGCGAGCAACTAGTCATATCTCCTCAAG CGTTCCTAGTATGCGACCGGCCGGTTGTAATGATAAACGTGCAATGCAACGATCGCTTGAGTGAAGAGGACGGAGCTAGGCTGAGCGAGATAGCAGATCTCGCCCTCGCTAGCAAGCTGCAGCTGGCCTTCTTCGGTGAATTCGTGAGATGGGAAAATTTGAGAC CGTTGAAAAACTGCGAATCGCTGTTGGAACAAGCAATCGTCACTTCTGTAGACGCTAACGCGACAGGGCAGAGTGTTATCCTTTGTCCTGGGACCATAGACAAAAGCTACTTTAACGGCCATTCAGGAGTAATTAGGTGTGGTTTGTGTCATTTGGCTATACCGCGAGGCTGGTCATGGGGTGGGCCTGCGTCTCCATTTTGTCCCATATGGGTCGAGCTAAAAGTGCCAGATTGA